A genome region from Flavobacterium sp. CFS9 includes the following:
- a CDS encoding MBOAT family protein — translation MFFNSLAFAIFLPIVFFLYWFVCNKTKKAQNALLIIASYYFYSCWDWRFLFLLIFSTFLDYYTGIQIEKGKSEQSRKFWFWLSILVNLGFLGVFKYYNFFAASFSELVNSAGLKASPILLNVILPVGISFYTFHGLSYVIDIYYKRIKAEYNFVDYSLFVSYFPLLVAGPIERATHLLPQVKIKREFNFQIAKEGVYQIIWGLIKKVVIADTCATYANAVFDNYSSMNSLSLILGAVYFAFQIYGDFSGYSDIALGVSKLFGLDLLRNFNYPYFSRDIAEFWRRWHISLSSWFRDYLYIPLGGSKGGIWMKIRNTFIIFIVSGFWHGANWTYITWGFINAIYFLPLLLSNSNRNNIDEIKLTFNTDSVKVIFNILFTFFITCIAWVFFRAKTITDAVSYLKRVIFNGDFYAQYLDNERYNYEVLPMIILFVLVEWNNRTKEEPLSGKRSMLRVILALGAILAFGTYSDYKEFIYFQF, via the coding sequence ATGTTTTTTAATTCCTTAGCATTTGCTATTTTTTTACCAATCGTTTTCTTTCTGTATTGGTTTGTATGCAACAAAACAAAAAAAGCTCAAAATGCTTTATTAATTATCGCAAGCTACTATTTCTATTCTTGTTGGGATTGGAGATTTTTATTTTTACTCATTTTCTCGACTTTTTTAGATTATTATACCGGAATTCAAATCGAGAAAGGAAAATCAGAGCAAAGCCGAAAGTTTTGGTTTTGGCTCAGTATTTTAGTCAATTTAGGTTTTTTGGGAGTTTTTAAATACTATAATTTTTTTGCGGCATCTTTCTCAGAATTAGTAAATTCGGCAGGACTCAAAGCAAGCCCGATATTATTGAATGTCATTCTTCCTGTCGGAATTTCATTCTATACTTTTCACGGACTATCCTATGTTATTGATATTTATTATAAACGTATTAAGGCTGAATATAACTTTGTTGATTATTCATTGTTTGTGAGTTATTTCCCGTTACTGGTTGCCGGACCAATAGAAAGAGCGACTCATTTATTGCCTCAGGTAAAAATTAAGAGAGAATTTAATTTTCAAATCGCAAAAGAAGGTGTTTATCAAATCATTTGGGGACTAATCAAAAAAGTAGTTATCGCCGATACCTGTGCTACTTATGCCAATGCTGTTTTTGATAATTATTCTTCTATGAATTCATTGTCGCTTATTTTAGGGGCAGTATATTTCGCATTTCAAATTTACGGTGATTTTTCCGGATACTCCGATATTGCATTGGGAGTCTCAAAATTGTTTGGATTAGATTTACTTAGAAATTTCAACTATCCATATTTTTCAAGGGATATTGCAGAATTTTGGCGTCGCTGGCACATCTCTCTTTCTTCATGGTTTCGCGATTATTTGTATATTCCTTTAGGAGGAAGTAAAGGAGGTATTTGGATGAAAATCAGAAATACGTTTATCATTTTTATAGTAAGCGGATTTTGGCATGGAGCGAACTGGACTTACATCACCTGGGGATTTATAAATGCCATTTATTTTTTACCCTTACTGTTATCCAATAGTAACCGTAATAATATAGACGAGATTAAACTTACTTTTAATACAGATTCTGTAAAGGTGATATTTAATATTCTTTTTACATTTTTTATCACTTGTATAGCCTGGGTATTTTTTAGAGCTAAAACAATTACGGATGCTGTATCCTACTTAAAGCGAGTAATTTTTAATGGGGATTTTTATGCTCAATATCTCGATAACGAACGGTATAATTATGAGGTATTGCCTATGATAATATTATTTGTTTTAGTCGAATGGAATAACAGAACCAAAGAAGAACCTCTGTCAGGTAAAAGAAGTATGCTGAGAGTGATTTTGGCCCTAGGAGCTATACTGGCATTTGGGACTTATTCAGATTACAAAGAATTTATATATTTTCAATTTTAA
- a CDS encoding glycosyltransferase family 4 protein, translated as MIKVAVICNYKLFPERVGGMDYFFWDFDTKCKENNIEVDWFFPNSSNHGSYSNLTIYSSKELRLESNFISFCKEHKPEYTHIITHFVELCTSFFYNVKKVSNAEVIAVDHNPRPLNGYSLKKKINKRLKGILFSRYIDVFVGVSNYTVKEILNDFGTHLKAKTITIYNGVIIDSILTRTNRATTRPVFLVASHLRESKGIQDLIEAVYLLPAEIKNQIKITVYGEGPYEQHLSEKVKECKVEDCFIFMGSKPNLNEIFSQYDYMLQPTHMECFSLSILESLAANVPVITTNVGGNTEAITSGENGYIFEAKNVKTLAAILEDIYSGQKKISVNTRELIANSFSLPKMVENHFALLRQNELKF; from the coding sequence ATGATTAAGGTAGCTGTAATTTGTAATTATAAATTATTTCCGGAAAGAGTAGGAGGTATGGACTATTTTTTCTGGGATTTTGATACGAAATGTAAAGAAAATAACATTGAGGTCGATTGGTTTTTTCCTAATAGTTCCAATCATGGTAGTTACTCGAATCTAACTATATATAGTAGTAAAGAACTAAGGCTGGAAAGTAATTTTATTTCTTTTTGCAAAGAACATAAACCGGAGTATACACATATCATTACTCATTTTGTAGAATTGTGTACGTCTTTTTTTTATAATGTAAAGAAAGTTTCAAATGCTGAGGTCATTGCTGTAGATCATAATCCAAGACCTTTAAATGGATATTCATTAAAAAAGAAAATAAATAAAAGACTTAAAGGAATTCTGTTCTCAAGATATATTGACGTTTTTGTCGGAGTATCCAACTATACTGTAAAAGAAATTCTAAATGATTTCGGAACTCATTTAAAAGCAAAAACGATTACTATTTATAACGGAGTGATCATAGATTCAATTTTAACGAGAACCAACAGAGCGACTACTAGGCCAGTTTTTTTAGTTGCTTCCCACCTTAGGGAATCTAAAGGTATTCAGGATTTAATTGAAGCCGTATATCTTCTGCCTGCTGAGATAAAAAATCAGATTAAAATAACGGTATATGGTGAAGGGCCTTACGAGCAGCATCTGTCAGAAAAAGTAAAAGAATGCAAGGTAGAGGATTGTTTCATTTTTATGGGGAGTAAGCCTAATTTAAATGAAATTTTTTCGCAATATGATTATATGTTACAGCCCACTCATATGGAATGTTTCAGTTTGTCAATTCTGGAAAGTCTTGCAGCAAACGTTCCTGTAATTACGACTAATGTAGGAGGGAATACTGAAGCAATAACCTCAGGAGAAAATGGATATATTTTTGAGGCCAAAAACGTAAAAACACTGGCAGCAATTCTTGAAGATATTTATTCGGGGCAAAAAAAGATATCTGTTAATACAAGAGAATTAATTGCTAATTCCTTTTCTTTGCCGAAAATGGTTGAAAATCATTTTGCACTACTCAGACAAAATGAGTTAAAATTTTAA
- a CDS encoding acyltransferase family protein, with protein MINNRRSRISILDGFRGIAILSVILYHYFYRWNDSRYPYFGGNYFHYGFKGVPFFFMISGFVICYSLEGTKDFISFWKKRFIRLFPSVLVASVFTYCILLIFDYYNTFPDNHFRNLIISITFIPPNVYNLISGTPEHFSYINYDYWSLWPEIQFYLFTSIIYFSNKREFKRNFIIACFAFLLLHYVLLLYGLDQIKIVSKFFNLFNLIKYLVFFLCGALFYMLYNNKTFKLYILLLIVSFLIINHVFDLLELISVTIMFLLFFCFIYCPKSLRFLENRFILNIGLSSYFLYLIHDYIGVVWIKNIVGYFYPNSFIAPILIMIVMITLSIFYTKKVEAKISKYLHKCLVNKNND; from the coding sequence ATGATCAATAATAGGAGAAGCAGAATTTCTATTCTCGATGGTTTTAGGGGCATAGCAATTCTATCGGTTATTTTGTATCATTACTTTTATCGCTGGAATGACTCAAGATATCCTTATTTTGGTGGAAATTACTTTCATTATGGATTTAAAGGGGTTCCCTTTTTCTTCATGATAAGTGGATTTGTAATATGTTATTCACTAGAAGGTACAAAGGACTTTATCTCTTTTTGGAAAAAAAGGTTCATTCGCTTATTTCCTTCCGTATTAGTTGCTTCTGTATTTACATATTGTATTCTATTAATATTTGATTACTATAATACATTCCCCGATAATCATTTTAGAAATTTAATCATCAGTATTACTTTTATTCCCCCTAATGTTTATAATTTAATTTCTGGAACTCCGGAGCACTTTAGTTATATCAACTACGATTATTGGAGTTTATGGCCAGAAATTCAGTTCTATCTCTTTACCAGTATTATTTATTTTTCTAATAAAAGAGAATTTAAGAGAAATTTTATCATAGCATGTTTTGCATTCTTACTTTTACATTATGTATTACTTTTGTATGGCTTAGATCAAATTAAAATTGTAAGTAAGTTTTTTAATCTGTTTAATCTTATAAAGTATCTTGTTTTTTTTCTATGTGGAGCATTGTTTTATATGTTGTATAATAATAAAACATTTAAACTATACATACTTTTACTAATAGTAAGTTTTTTAATTATTAATCATGTTTTTGATTTGTTAGAACTTATTTCAGTAACAATTATGTTTTTATTATTTTTTTGTTTCATTTACTGTCCTAAATCCTTACGATTTTTAGAAAATAGATTTATTCTTAACATCGGATTGTCGTCTTATTTTCTTTATCTTATTCACGACTATATTGGAGTAGTGTGGATTAAGAACATCGTTGGTTATTTTTATCCGAACAGTTTTATCGCCCCAATCTTAATTATGATTGTAATGATTACTTTAAGTATTTTTTACACAAAAAAAGTAGAAGCTAAGATTAGTAAATATTTACATAAATGTTTAGTAAATAAGAATAATGATTAA